A stretch of the Leopardus geoffroyi isolate Oge1 chromosome B2, O.geoffroyi_Oge1_pat1.0, whole genome shotgun sequence genome encodes the following:
- the CCR6 gene encoding C-C chemokine receptor type 6 isoform X1, whose product MGRRKSGEAVPSLSTQPRPVTGTEGSHLEAGLSNSRGQGTCLSGNLKLCHRHHLGSQGGEILIQKDYCKAGPTGPCDIRLTSLLSPLVSRRGWTPTPFRTRPVFSAENKSAMSGEPMNISDVFGLSEDYFGSGNNSSDYSLEDNTLLCSLQEVRTFSGLFVPIAYSLICVFGLLGNVLVVVTFAFYKKAKSMTDVYLLNMAIADILFVLTLPFWAVSHATGEWIFSNATCKLMKGIYAVNFNCGMLLLTCVSMDRYIAIVQATKSFRLRSRTLAHRRAICLVVWVASVLISGWTFTFNQKYDVHGSYVCEPRYQAVSDPIKWKLLMLGLQLLFGFFIPLVFMIFCYMFIVKTLVQAQNSKRHKAIRVIIAVVLVFLACQIPHNMVLLVTAAQLGRMNRSCQGARLLGYSQNVTEVLAFLHCCLNPVLYAFIGQKFRSYFLKIVKDLWCVRRKQKVSGFSCSRLHSEAFTSRQNSETADNDNASSFTM is encoded by the exons ATGGGCAGGAGGAAGAGCGGGGAGGCggtcccttctctctccacccagcCCCGGCCTGtcacagggacagagggaagtCACTTGGAGGCGGGCCTCTCGAACAGCAGGGGACAGGGCACCTGCCTCAGTGGGAATCTTAAGCTCTGCCACAGACACCACCTCGGGAGTCAGGGAGGAGAGATCCTTATTCAAAAGGACTATTGTAAGGCAGGGCCAACGGGTCCCTGCGACATAAG ACTCACTTCTCTACTGTCTCCGCTGGTGAGCCGGAGGGGCTGGACGCCCACCCCCTTCCGTACCAGGCCCGTATTTTCCGCCGAAAACAAGAGCGCGATGAGCGGG GAACCGATGAACATCAGCGACGTCTTCGGTCTGAGTGAGGATTACTTTGGGTCGGGTAATAATAGCTCGGATTACTCACTTGAGGACAACACGTTACTGTGCTCCCTGCAGGAGGTCAGAACGTTCTCTGGGCTGTTTGTGCCCATCGCTTACTCCCTGATCTGCGTCTTTGGCCTCCTGGGCAATGTTTTGGTGGTGGTCACCTTTGCTTTCTACAAGAAAGCCAAGTCTATGACCGACGTGTACCTCTTGAACATGGCCATCGCCGACATACTTTTTGTCCTCACCCTCCCGTTCTGGGCCGTCAGCCACGCCACCGGCGAATGGATCTTCAGCAACGCCACGTGCAAGCTGATGAAGGGCATCTACGCCGTCAACTTCAACTGCGGGATGCTGCTCCTGACCTGCGTCAGCATGGACCGCTACATTGCCATCGTCCAGGCCACCAAGTCCTTCAGGCTGCGGTCCAGGACGCTGGCACACCGCAGGGCCATCTGCCTCGTGGTCTGGGTGGCTTCCGTCCTGATCTCCGGCTGGACGTTCACGTTCAACCAGAAGTACGACGTGCACGGCAGCTACGTGTGCGAGCCCCGGTACCAGGCGGTCTCGGACCCCATCAAGTGGAAGCTGCTGATGCTGGGGCTCCAGCTCCTCTTCGGCTTCTTCATCCCGCTGGTGTTTATGATCTTTTGCTACATGTTCATCGTCAAAACCCTGGTGCAGGCTCAGAACTCCAAGCGGCACAAGGCCATCCGCGTGATCATCGCGGTGGTGCTGGTGTTCCTGGCTTGCCAGATCCCCCACAACATGGTGCTCCTGGTGACGGCCGCGCAGCTGGGCAGGATGAACCGCTCCTGCCAGGGCGCCAGGCTGCTGGGCTACAGCCAGAACGTCACCGAGGTCCTGGCCTTCCTGCACTGCTGTCTCAACCCCGTGCTCTACGCCTTCATCGGCCAGAAGTTTCGGAGCTACTTCCTGAAGATCGTGAAGGACCTGTGGTGTGTGCGGAGGAAGCAGAAGGTGTCGGGCTTCTCCTGCTCCAGGCTGCACTCGGAGGCCTTCACCTCCAGGCAGAACAGCGAGACCGCGGACAACGACAATGCGTCGTCCTTCACCATGTGA
- the CCR6 gene encoding C-C chemokine receptor type 6 isoform X2 → MSGEPMNISDVFGLSEDYFGSGNNSSDYSLEDNTLLCSLQEVRTFSGLFVPIAYSLICVFGLLGNVLVVVTFAFYKKAKSMTDVYLLNMAIADILFVLTLPFWAVSHATGEWIFSNATCKLMKGIYAVNFNCGMLLLTCVSMDRYIAIVQATKSFRLRSRTLAHRRAICLVVWVASVLISGWTFTFNQKYDVHGSYVCEPRYQAVSDPIKWKLLMLGLQLLFGFFIPLVFMIFCYMFIVKTLVQAQNSKRHKAIRVIIAVVLVFLACQIPHNMVLLVTAAQLGRMNRSCQGARLLGYSQNVTEVLAFLHCCLNPVLYAFIGQKFRSYFLKIVKDLWCVRRKQKVSGFSCSRLHSEAFTSRQNSETADNDNASSFTM, encoded by the exons ATGAGCGGG GAACCGATGAACATCAGCGACGTCTTCGGTCTGAGTGAGGATTACTTTGGGTCGGGTAATAATAGCTCGGATTACTCACTTGAGGACAACACGTTACTGTGCTCCCTGCAGGAGGTCAGAACGTTCTCTGGGCTGTTTGTGCCCATCGCTTACTCCCTGATCTGCGTCTTTGGCCTCCTGGGCAATGTTTTGGTGGTGGTCACCTTTGCTTTCTACAAGAAAGCCAAGTCTATGACCGACGTGTACCTCTTGAACATGGCCATCGCCGACATACTTTTTGTCCTCACCCTCCCGTTCTGGGCCGTCAGCCACGCCACCGGCGAATGGATCTTCAGCAACGCCACGTGCAAGCTGATGAAGGGCATCTACGCCGTCAACTTCAACTGCGGGATGCTGCTCCTGACCTGCGTCAGCATGGACCGCTACATTGCCATCGTCCAGGCCACCAAGTCCTTCAGGCTGCGGTCCAGGACGCTGGCACACCGCAGGGCCATCTGCCTCGTGGTCTGGGTGGCTTCCGTCCTGATCTCCGGCTGGACGTTCACGTTCAACCAGAAGTACGACGTGCACGGCAGCTACGTGTGCGAGCCCCGGTACCAGGCGGTCTCGGACCCCATCAAGTGGAAGCTGCTGATGCTGGGGCTCCAGCTCCTCTTCGGCTTCTTCATCCCGCTGGTGTTTATGATCTTTTGCTACATGTTCATCGTCAAAACCCTGGTGCAGGCTCAGAACTCCAAGCGGCACAAGGCCATCCGCGTGATCATCGCGGTGGTGCTGGTGTTCCTGGCTTGCCAGATCCCCCACAACATGGTGCTCCTGGTGACGGCCGCGCAGCTGGGCAGGATGAACCGCTCCTGCCAGGGCGCCAGGCTGCTGGGCTACAGCCAGAACGTCACCGAGGTCCTGGCCTTCCTGCACTGCTGTCTCAACCCCGTGCTCTACGCCTTCATCGGCCAGAAGTTTCGGAGCTACTTCCTGAAGATCGTGAAGGACCTGTGGTGTGTGCGGAGGAAGCAGAAGGTGTCGGGCTTCTCCTGCTCCAGGCTGCACTCGGAGGCCTTCACCTCCAGGCAGAACAGCGAGACCGCGGACAACGACAATGCGTCGTCCTTCACCATGTGA
- the CCR6 gene encoding C-C chemokine receptor type 6 isoform X3, translated as MNISDVFGLSEDYFGSGNNSSDYSLEDNTLLCSLQEVRTFSGLFVPIAYSLICVFGLLGNVLVVVTFAFYKKAKSMTDVYLLNMAIADILFVLTLPFWAVSHATGEWIFSNATCKLMKGIYAVNFNCGMLLLTCVSMDRYIAIVQATKSFRLRSRTLAHRRAICLVVWVASVLISGWTFTFNQKYDVHGSYVCEPRYQAVSDPIKWKLLMLGLQLLFGFFIPLVFMIFCYMFIVKTLVQAQNSKRHKAIRVIIAVVLVFLACQIPHNMVLLVTAAQLGRMNRSCQGARLLGYSQNVTEVLAFLHCCLNPVLYAFIGQKFRSYFLKIVKDLWCVRRKQKVSGFSCSRLHSEAFTSRQNSETADNDNASSFTM; from the coding sequence ATGAACATCAGCGACGTCTTCGGTCTGAGTGAGGATTACTTTGGGTCGGGTAATAATAGCTCGGATTACTCACTTGAGGACAACACGTTACTGTGCTCCCTGCAGGAGGTCAGAACGTTCTCTGGGCTGTTTGTGCCCATCGCTTACTCCCTGATCTGCGTCTTTGGCCTCCTGGGCAATGTTTTGGTGGTGGTCACCTTTGCTTTCTACAAGAAAGCCAAGTCTATGACCGACGTGTACCTCTTGAACATGGCCATCGCCGACATACTTTTTGTCCTCACCCTCCCGTTCTGGGCCGTCAGCCACGCCACCGGCGAATGGATCTTCAGCAACGCCACGTGCAAGCTGATGAAGGGCATCTACGCCGTCAACTTCAACTGCGGGATGCTGCTCCTGACCTGCGTCAGCATGGACCGCTACATTGCCATCGTCCAGGCCACCAAGTCCTTCAGGCTGCGGTCCAGGACGCTGGCACACCGCAGGGCCATCTGCCTCGTGGTCTGGGTGGCTTCCGTCCTGATCTCCGGCTGGACGTTCACGTTCAACCAGAAGTACGACGTGCACGGCAGCTACGTGTGCGAGCCCCGGTACCAGGCGGTCTCGGACCCCATCAAGTGGAAGCTGCTGATGCTGGGGCTCCAGCTCCTCTTCGGCTTCTTCATCCCGCTGGTGTTTATGATCTTTTGCTACATGTTCATCGTCAAAACCCTGGTGCAGGCTCAGAACTCCAAGCGGCACAAGGCCATCCGCGTGATCATCGCGGTGGTGCTGGTGTTCCTGGCTTGCCAGATCCCCCACAACATGGTGCTCCTGGTGACGGCCGCGCAGCTGGGCAGGATGAACCGCTCCTGCCAGGGCGCCAGGCTGCTGGGCTACAGCCAGAACGTCACCGAGGTCCTGGCCTTCCTGCACTGCTGTCTCAACCCCGTGCTCTACGCCTTCATCGGCCAGAAGTTTCGGAGCTACTTCCTGAAGATCGTGAAGGACCTGTGGTGTGTGCGGAGGAAGCAGAAGGTGTCGGGCTTCTCCTGCTCCAGGCTGCACTCGGAGGCCTTCACCTCCAGGCAGAACAGCGAGACCGCGGACAACGACAATGCGTCGTCCTTCACCATGTGA